The genomic segment ATAATCGACCTAAGCACTTATTTTGTACAAGGCGCAACGCACCAAATTTAGTAACATTTGGTTACTAAATATAGACACAATCTATTTTAAGAACACAAAATGCTCATACACACAAAAATTATCTTTAACAATTATGAATTGTACTTTCTGACTAAAACAAGGGCTAGAGTCCAAGTATTGCCCAAAGCAACAATAAAAAACAGCACACCAAGAATTGGAACCTGTagggaaaaaaaacaaaacaaacaaacactatGTGCTGATATACGCAATGATGTATTGTACTGTACCTGCCACAAAGTCTGGCACTCCTgcatataatacatattataCAATCTGTAGGAATTTGCCAACTGGAAAACCTGTAGTTGAATAATTCAAAGTTTGCACTTGGACAACTACATAACTCACATAAGTGTAAAGCAAGAAAGGGACAAGAAAATAAAGATCTCCCATTGATCTACTTCTCATGCCAGCATCTAAACAAAGAGAAGATTACACTACATGGTTTACTAgcattgtatgtacataccCTGTACAAAATCCATTTGATGTGCTCTTCCTAGTGTACGCAATTTGTACAGTTGTCCCTTCTGATATATAAACTGCAAGTACATGATACCACCTAGATGGGATTGATCACTAAACAATAAGGTGTGGTCATTTAGGGAGTGGCTTACTTATTGTGAGTGTGAAGTAGAGAAACTGCATCTGAAAGTTGCGATAGCATTCACCTTCTGGCCTACAAATAAGCATACTGTGACATGATTTGTTTTACTTACTAGACATCTTACCATATCAGAAATATTCCAGCTATTGCTATGGAGAAGTAATGATGGAGGACCCACCAAGTGGATATCCTAAGAAATAAaatactataaattattataaatCCAGTAGTGATTTCCATAGGCAATTCTAAGGTCCCCCCCCCCTGCTAAAAAATAAGTTCtgaaaatcttggggaaaagttgcagtatagattggcattgttattagCATAaattttcaagccttcaaaatgaaaaaatcctgcagcttttgCCTCTACTTTATATTAAAGCCacacaacaatagtcatgctgtgcCCTACTTGTCTTCCCCTCCCCCGGTCATGAATACAGGCATGAATGTGTAGGTCAAGTCTAGAATTACCACTGGTGATTTCTTGTCTACATATTAGAGTACAGTTGGCTCCAAAAATCGAGTTATGTGTGTGTTTCCTCAAGTACTTCAAAGCTTTACACTTTAGCAGAAaactaatatatatattttatacaaTAACATCCTTATCAATTTCACAAGAAGCCATGATGTGTCTTTTCTCCTTCTActatacaccacatagtttgcatgcacttataattttcaAAGAAATTAAATCATCTAAAGGATCATAtcatttgtactagtaatagcatgggtagcagtgaaatttgggataaataccacgagtgttgtattggaaatggggataaatttcacgaggcgaagccgagtgaaatttaccattttcaatacaacaagagtggtatttatcccaaaatttcactgctatacccatgctattcccagttaataccatactcgctgtatatacgcatgctgtgcattaggcTGATAAgcgtacgcaatttgtcactatgtactaaacacgcgtaaacactaattggcgctacattgttaacataaatttctagccaatgaaattgcaattacaactttttcactgctgtcagtgaaatacgggataaatttcactgctactattgagacttttgtatgggcagtgaaacggGTATGGTATTAGCTGGTGAATAGCACACATGCTAAGAATTTGATCACTTGGGATGATGTGGTTATAGTGCATACTGACATTTGGAGTCCAGTATCTACATGAATCCTTCAAGTGGAGCAGGATCAAGTTTCACGTTAGAGAACATAAACATGGTGTGAAAGGAGACATCCTCATTGGCCATGTACTGTGAAATTTCCTGCCTCACACCATCAACAAACTTATAGATAGCATTTTGGCCACATGTGCTTATCAAGTATGGTACAAGaaacaatcacacactaaataaaaacatgcacttaacaaccacACTATAAGGCATGGACTACACCACATGTGCTCTAAGTCACCTTTGTGCTAAAATTTCTTAGCCTTAATACAGTCAGGATAGTATATAAAGTGCTTCACTAGAGGTATTGGCCTTTTGTAGAGgtgcctttctatacaggtggttgGTTCTACTGTACAACAGTCTTATAACCATGATCCCTAGTAGCACAGTGTCAACATCAAACAGTATTATCAGTATGGTAATACTgtatcatggaggtttgggcttgtttgaccaaaaatatcacccaaaaaaccagcctcacttttccttcataacaagTTGGCGGCattggttaagcataaccaagctcaaaaatgccttcagagtgaccccaacccttccttccaacaagtttctatggaattttacacattttctatttaacagaattttctactgactgactaactgatgcctccagccaaacaTGACTATGGTTAatgctactggcttgatttcttcatggctcaatgttgcttcagcccaagacatgcctttttgctAATTGCATGCCACATTTGTCCTCCTTTAAATTGGGTTCCCTCCACTACtgtgtaggtgttgatttgcagtaacaCATGAACATGTGGTTTCAGTGCACAAGAATCGTCCATAATTTCCTGTACTGCTTGCAGACATACTGTAagcatgtactttgttttgtaaaaagcACTTAATcctgggtgaaattaataagttgcagTTTGGTGTATACAGaacttcaccagacttgtcatgTATGTATTCTATAAACGGAAAAGTGATGATTCACTGTATTACACTGAGATCGGCATACTACCCTCCTCAATCAAACGATTTTtgcataatttgttttagtggcaCTCTAAAGCGTGTCCAAcctgacctctcttgttttgtTGCTTTCTAATTCTATGATCTCTACATaaaatttcttacacttgtAGGATCATATATTGAGCCTTGgatttaaaacaaaaaaaaaacaaaaaaaactattaacCTCAGATATCATTAAACACCATTAGATGCTAACGGACTGGTCGTTCTCACCGTGTACGCTGTAAACAGTGGGTTTTGTTGATAATTTACTCCCCATTCATCACCTGTACTACAAACTTGTAAAACAAACCAGTAAATAATAGTGTAAGAGACACCATGCACAATATGCTGGTCATGTCCATGGTTGAAAATATTAAAATAAGACCTTGAAACTATTTTGATCTTGAAACTATTTCGAAAAGAAATTTTCAACAGGAACACCTTACAGTGTGGTAAAAGAGTATGAGTGAGCGCATCAACAAACTAAGAACTTGATCTGCAAGTTATAACAGAAATTACATAGAGTGATGCTAGTCGTACTAAACAAATACATAGACCAGCTCCTTATGCTGTAAACCCAACTTCCAATGTTACACACCATATATAGTTTAGATATCCTGTCATCCACAACAAAAACTAACTTTGAACCATTTCTGATCAGGATTTGCTCCCTGACAGTCAAAGCAAGGTAGAACCATGCTGACACAAACTGCAAGATGAATTCTGGCAGACGAGTATAACCTCTAATCCAGATAGCTAATAATGACAGTATGCAGATTACAATTGTCACATTTCTCTTGAAGTTCTCGTAACGTTCCTTATAAACCAACCTGCAGAAAAATTCTCATCATATTAGCCTTACAAGAGGACCACTTACTTATCTTCACTGTTAGGAATAGTGACATTGATACTGCCAACAATTGACCTCAAAAATAAACTGTGGTTTGAAATTTAAAGATTGGTCATCATCACAATAAACAATAGCTACGCACTTGTTGGGTTGTGGTAATGTTTCACGAATTTTTTTCAGGCTTTCCTCAACTTCTGTTACTTCTTTAGCGGTCACTTCTTGGCCAGAAGTACCCTTAGATCTGAAATAATACAACACCTAAACACTGCTTTCAGTTAACACAATGTACAATTGCTTTTTAATTGTCGATAACTTCTTTAACTGTTTCTGAGAGGAGGTAAAGCAGGATTTTTCTAGTTTCTTAACCTCTTCTTTGAGTCTCTTTAACTCGGTGTATTGCTCCTGATAGAgtgttaacaatgtagtgacAGATTATTCATATGATAATAACCGTCTGCACCTTGAGTGTATTGTATTCTTCCCTCCACGCGTCATTCTGAACGACGCCATTCATTGCGATAAGTGCAACGTTACTACTAACAACTTTGCCAAATCAGCAATGTTATCACTACATCATTTCTCCGTGTTACTATGATGGGCGTTAAATAGAACGTCAAGATGACGAATGGCGAGTTTTCCCGTTGTTGGTGGTGCGAGGAAAAAGCTGACACTACAGACGAAGAAAAGATACCAGTTGTCTTCTCCCGTTACTACAAAGCAGCCAAAATCTGAAGAAAAGAGTAAACCTCCTTCAACATCGAGATGTGACGACACCTTGAGGTACGATATGCGTGTGATATTGGTTTAGGTAATTTAATTTTATTGGTGTTATAAAGAAAGCGGCTATATTCTTATTGTGTGCCCTCATCCAATCTGGTACCACCTCTCCCAGCCTCAAAAGTAAGCAAACACTATGGAGGTGTACTAGCACGTGATACACTTACCTGTAGCTTGCAGCAGATTCCGGCACTGAAGTCAAGCCAATTTTGTCCTCCTTGCCTCCTTCAAATTTTGAACTTTTGACTCGTAGGTTGCCTGTTCCATTGGATTTGAGGAAGTGCCCAGGTGAATCAGTGATTGTTTTGGATGATCCAACAGACACCTGTGATCATAAAGTTCCAGACTTTAAAACTCCCTGCAAGCAGCATGTGAGTGTGGCTACACCATTTATGCAACAGCACAGAGTAGCATCACATGACCATGACATTGTGCAGAAAGGTATGAGAAGGGCTCATAGTACACATGTGATCCAGGCTACAGTAACACATCAAAGAGATATAAATACAACCCTGAAGAACAAAGGCCACTACACACAACAGAAGAAACCTTCCTTCTTAAATAATGATCATTTACACCGATCATCACACAAACATGAATCAAGCAGTTCAGTTATTAGTCATCAAACTTCAAATAACCACTCAAATACTGATGGTCGAGGGATTATTAAGACCAGTACTCATAACCAAGTACTGAGTTGTCACAAGCGCACATGGATTGAAGTTAATGATGAAGACGATGAATTTGATGAACTATGTCAGATGGTTGATCTGTCTGACTCATTTGATGATAGTGAACTAGTTTCTGTGACAACACCTGACAGTAACCATGGATACAACACTTGGACATGTCCCATGTGTAATGAAATCTTTATAGGAAGGTGAGTATAGTACATTGTTTGGTCAAACAATTTTTCATTCAATCTTCCAATACCTATGTTCCCTGTTGCAAGTGTAAATTTTGTGGTGTTTGCATTGTTGTATATCAATGAaatttagacaggtgaccatCAACATTAAAGATTTTATTCATTGTGTTGTACATATTGTTATGTTGAAATCATCTTTTATTGTTTACTTTGTAGGTCTGCAGAAGAACATGAGAACCATTTGGTGCAGTGTCTGGCTATGGATGTGGTGTAATAAGCTGACTATGGGCACCAATTGAAAGACGACTTGTTGTAGTTCTTTGCttgtatttttgtatgacatAAAGAACATGAAAACACTCCTTAACTTGCATACATGCTTAGCACTTACCAGTGTCACTAATTCTCTTGAAAGATATTAGTAGGGATTGGTAATTATACTTTAGGGAATATGTTTGTATGTAAACCAGGTACTATGCTGGCATTTCAATCAATTTAAACTTCAAGAGCAAGAAAATGTTGTTTTCAAAAATGCACGAGATATCAGATTACTCTAATATAGTAATCAGGTAGAATGAAGCACGTTTGTGTTCCAATGTAGCAGCTACTCTTGGCTGAATTAGATCGACTCGGGGTTGCCAGCTATTGTGATACAATTGAGATGAGTGTACTAGGCCACTATCTACCAATTTCATTGTCACCTTTTACGAACTGTGTGAATTTCATTCAAAATGAGTTTACTACGACTAAATCTAGAAGTAAAAGGATCTTTGATTCAGCAGCAGCGATATCAATCTCTTCCTCTAGGAGGATATTTATGGCAAAGGACTGTCAAGAATGTTGTGTAGAGA from the Dysidea avara chromosome 13, odDysAvar1.4, whole genome shotgun sequence genome contains:
- the LOC136243555 gene encoding ion channel TACAN-like → MNGVVQNDAWREEYNTLKEQYTELKRLKEEVKKLEKSCFTSSQKQLKKLSTIKKQLSKGTSGQEVTAKEVTEVEESLKKIRETLPQPNNLFLRSIVGSINVTIPNSEDKLVYKERYENFKRNVTIVICILSLLAIWIRGYTRLPEFILQFVSAWFYLALTVREQILIRNGSKISTWWVLHHYFSIAIAGIFLIWPEGECYRNFQMQFLYFTLTISGIMYLQFIYQKGQLYKLRTLGRAHQMDFVQDAGMRSRSMGDLYFLVPFLLYTYVFQLANSYRLYNMYYMQECQTLWQVPILGVLFFIVALGNTWTLALVLVRKYNS
- the LOC136243553 gene encoding uncharacterized protein isoform X1 is translated as MASFPVVGGARKKLTLQTKKRYQLSSPVTTKQPKSEEKSKPPSTSRCDDTLRKRLYSYCVPSSNLVPPLPASKLAADSGTEVKPILSSLPPSNFELLTRRLPVPLDLRKCPGESVIVLDDPTDTCDHKVPDFKTPCKQHVSVATPFMQQHRVASHDHDIVQKGMRRAHSTHVIQATVTHQRDINTTLKNKGHYTQQKKPSFLNNDHLHRSSHKHESSSSVISHQTSNNHSNTDGRGIIKTSTHNQVLSCHKRTWIEVNDEDDEFDELCQMVDLSDSFDDSELVSVTTPDSNHGYNTWTCPMCNEIFIGRSAEEHENHLVQCLAMDVV
- the LOC136243553 gene encoding uncharacterized protein isoform X2; the encoded protein is MASFPVVGGARKKLTLQTKKRYQLSSPVTTKQPKSEEKSKPPSTSRCDDTLRLPVPLDLRKCPGESVIVLDDPTDTCDHKVPDFKTPCKQHVSVATPFMQQHRVASHDHDIVQKGMRRAHSTHVIQATVTHQRDINTTLKNKGHYTQQKKPSFLNNDHLHRSSHKHESSSSVISHQTSNNHSNTDGRGIIKTSTHNQVLSCHKRTWIEVNDEDDEFDELCQMVDLSDSFDDSELVSVTTPDSNHGYNTWTCPMCNEIFIGRSAEEHENHLVQCLAMDVV